From the genome of Streptosporangiales bacterium:
ACCGGAGTCTTCACCCGCATCGCCCAGCGACTCCTCGCCCTCACCTCCGGCATCTGGACCAACTGGACCACCGGCGTTGTCACCAGCAAACGATCACTAACCGCCTACGACCACTGACCAAGGAATCAACCATCTAGGTGCCGGCGAGGTACTCGCGGACGATGTCGTCGAACGTCTGGTCAGCGGTCAGGCCGAGGCGGGCGGCGCGGGCGGTCTCGAACCTGGCCGGCCAGCTGGCCACGATCGCCGCGATCGTCGGGTCCTCGGTCCACTCGATCAGGTCGCTCGTACCGGACCCCGCGACGCGGTCCAGCGCCGCCGCCATCTCGCGCGGCGTGGTGGTCAGCGCGGGCAGGTTCATCGCCGTACGGCTGCCCCACGTCGCGTCGTCGACGCTCACCGCCCGCACGATGCCGTCCAGGGTGCGCCCGGGCGACGACAGCGCGACCGGCGTCCCCGCCGGCACCGGGCAGGGCGCCCGTTCCCCGGCCAGCGGCTCGCGGATGATGCCGGAGAGGAAGCTGGACGCCGCGGCGTTCGGCTTGCCCGGCCGCACGCTCACTGTCATCAGCCGCACCGACCGGCCGCGCACGAAGCCCTTGCGGGCGTAGTCGGCCACCAGCTGCTCGCCGATGAACTTCTGGATGCCGTAGCTCGACTGCGGCCGCGGCAGCGTGTCGTCGTCGACGACGTCGACCGGCCCGATCGCGGGGTCGGCGCCGAACACCGCAAGCGAGCTGGCGAACGCGAGCACCGGCGGTGCCGCCTGTCGCCGCGCGTACTCGAGCACCGCACGCGTCCCGTCCACGTTCGTGCGCATGCCGAGATCGAAGTCCGCCTCCGCTGCGCCGCTCACCACGCCCGCGAGGTGGCAGACCACGTCCGCGTCCGGGAGGTCGGCGAGCACTTCCTCGAGGTCGCCGACCACCGCGCGCACCCGGCCGTCCACGGCGAGCTCGTCGCGCGGCGCGGCGAGGTCGACGAGCACCAGCTCGCCGACGTCGGCTGGGTCCGCGCCACCGACGGCGAGCGGGTTCGCCAACAGCCGCTCGGCAAGCAGCGTGCCGAGGAAACCCGCACCCCCGGTGATGACGACGCGTACGCTCATGACGCCTCCAGCCTGTCGATGACGTCGGCCAGCGAGTCGTCGCCGCCGACGTTGCCGGCGAACACGACGTACGGGAGCCCCGCCGCCGGCCCGGACGCCGCCTCCCACAGCGACACGATGCCCGGCAGCATCGAGCCCCGCACCCACGCCCGGTCGATGCCGAGCGCGTCGGTAGCGACGTCGGACGACGTGATGCCGCCCTTCGCGACGACGTACGCCGGCCGCCTGGCCGCGACGATCTGCTGCACGGCCCGCGTCACCGCGGCACTGACCCGGCGGGCGACGTCCAGGCTCGCCGCCTCGTCGGCGCCGGTCACGAGTGCCCGCGACGTGCTCAGCACCACGAGCGAGTCGCCGAGCGCCGCCGTCGCGGCGGCCACGGCGTCGGCCACGTGCTGCTTGGCACCACCACTCACGAGGGTCTGCACGTCCAGCTCGACGCGCGCCACGTCGCGCCGCTGCTCGAGCCTGGCCAGCTGCCTGGTGGTCAGCGCGACGTGTGAGCCCACGACGACCAGCCCGTGCGCGTCCGCCCTGGTCAGTTCCTTCAGCGTCTCGTCGGCCACCGGCGGCGTCGCCTCCTGACCGACCCGCGCGCGGACGAACGAAGGGCCGACGCGGTAAGCGAACGACGTCCCGTCGCGCTCCGCGGCCAGCACCGCAAGGGTCACGGCGCGCAGGTCGTCGTCCTCGGCGGCGTCGACCACGACGACCTGGCCAGCGCGCGCGGCGGCCAACCGGTCGCGCAGCTCCTCGGTCGTACCGCCGCGGATGGTGTCCAGGGTCAGCTCGACGACGTCCTGCCGACCGATCCGCCCTGCGCTCTTCTCCTGGACCCACTCGGCGAGCCTGGACGACCGGTAGCCGAAGGTCGCGTCGCGCGCGAACTCGCTGTCCGCCACCGGCTGCAGGCCGTCGGGCGTACGAAGCCAGTGCACGCCGTCGACCGTGACCCGGCCCGCGTCGACGTACGCCGGTGCGAGCAGCACCACGTCGACGGCGCTGCCGCGGGCGGCTGCCACCTCGCCGATGACGTCGGTCTCCAGCGGGAAGTGCCCGCGCAACGTCGAGTCGCTGCGGCTGGCGAACGCCAGGCGGACGCCCTCGGCTTCTGCCGCGGTGAGGCACGCGTCGACGACCTCCCGGTTGCGGGCCGCCGCGTCCGCCGGGGTGAGGCTGCGGGTGTTGGTCAGTACGAAGAAGCCGGCGGTCGACTGCCGCAGCGCCCAGCGCACGTCACCGACCGTCCAGCTGGTGAGTACGGGCAGCTCACGGACCGTCTGGGTGCCGGTCGGGTCGTCGTCGAGCACGGCGACCCGACGCGCTCCCACCAGCGCTTGGCGTACCTGGTCGGCCGGCACGGGCCGCACCGGGGGCGTCGCAGTCATTGCTCACTCCCGTCACGAGTCGACCAATGGTCCACCGCGCCGGGCCGCACCTGCAACTGCGGCGTGCTCGCGGTGGCTGCTGCTCCGTTGGCAGCAACGGACGGCCGCAAGCTTCTCGCTCGGGAGCAAGATAGTTGCCGGTCGGCACCTTACGGTGGTCTCGGTCCAAGCCAACGCTGGCGCGGATTGGGGCACCATGGCATCACGATCGAGGACGATCGGCGACGAGCAGGCCACGGCTCGCCGGTTCAGCTGGCCGCACCTGCTGTTCATCCTGCTGCTGCTCGACATCGCGTACATCATCAACGCGATGGACCGCCAGGTCTTCCCCGTGCTCATCTCGAGCATCGCCGGCGACCTCGACTTCAGCGCGGGCCAGGCGGGCTTCCAGACCACCATCTTCACGCTCGGCATGGGTCTGGCGGCCATCCCTGCCGGCTACATCGCGGACCGGATCGGCCGGAAGAACATGATCCTGTGCGGCCTGGTCACGTTCTCCATGGCCACCTGCCTGCAGGGGCTGACGATCGGCTTCGCCGACATGGCCGTCTACCGCATCCTCGCCGGGGCAGGCGAGGGCATCCAGAACGCCGCGCTGTACGCGGCGGTCGGTGCGTTCTTCCACCGCAACCGGGCGATGTCGATCGGCACGCTGAACGCGGCGTACGGCATCGGCGCGTTCTGCGGGCCGCTGCTGGGCAACGCACTGCGCGAGGCCACGCAGTCGTGGCGGGTGCCGCTGTTCGTGTTCGCCGCCGTCGGCCTGGTGATCCTGGTGTTCGTGCTCGTCGGGGTGCCGCGCAGCGTCGCCGACTTCGGCCAGGAGCGGAAGACCCGCACAAGCACCAGAGCCGTCGGCGAGGACGGCGGCCGGCTGTTCAACCGCAACGTCGTCTGCTGCTCGATCGTCACGGTCGTCAGCGGGTTCGCCGTCTACGGCTGGCTCGGCCTGTTCCCCACGTTCCTCGAACAGGCCAGGGACTTCACCAGCGGCGAAGCGAGCCTGGCGTCCGGGGTGTTCGGCATCGGCGCGTTGTTCAGCATCTTCCTCGGCATGATCGCCGACCGCTGGGACCAGAAGCGGTTCAACATG
Proteins encoded in this window:
- a CDS encoding IS982 family transposase, which translates into the protein TGVFTRIAQRLLALTSGIWTNWTTGVVTSKRSLTAYDH
- a CDS encoding NAD-dependent epimerase/dehydratase family protein — translated: MSVRVVITGGAGFLGTLLAERLLANPLAVGGADPADVGELVLVDLAAPRDELAVDGRVRAVVGDLEEVLADLPDADVVCHLAGVVSGAAEADFDLGMRTNVDGTRAVLEYARRQAAPPVLAFASSLAVFGADPAIGPVDVVDDDTLPRPQSSYGIQKFIGEQLVADYARKGFVRGRSVRLMTVSVRPGKPNAAASSFLSGIIREPLAGERAPCPVPAGTPVALSSPGRTLDGIVRAVSVDDATWGSRTAMNLPALTTTPREMAAALDRVAGSGTSDLIEWTEDPTIAAIVASWPARFETARAARLGLTADQTFDDIVREYLAGT
- a CDS encoding MFS transporter yields the protein MASRSRTIGDEQATARRFSWPHLLFILLLLDIAYIINAMDRQVFPVLISSIAGDLDFSAGQAGFQTTIFTLGMGLAAIPAGYIADRIGRKNMILCGLVTFSMATCLQGLTIGFADMAVYRILAGAGEGIQNAALYAAVGAFFHRNRAMSIGTLNAAYGIGAFCGPLLGNALREATQSWRVPLFVFAAVGLVILVFVLVGVPRSVADFGQERKTRTSTRAVGEDGGRLFNRNVVCCSIVTVVSGFAVYGWLGLFPTFLEQARDFTSGEASLASGVFGIGALFSIFLGMIADRWDQKRFNMIGLVGLMLVGGLTFTAPIGVPAAMALAVLMGVCLTGILYTNTNSLMQRSVPAHRVSTVVGVFVAGFFIPASVAGYFFATVQQYTNWATAGLVQMVAIPAIGLVAMMFVRKPEPARVSEGGRQ